TGAAATCCGGTGAGGGGGAATTCCGCGTCGGCTCGCCCCAGGAAGCCTACGAGCAGGTGCGCGACCTGAAGCGCGCCCGCAAGGAGCACCTCGTCGGGCTCTATCTCGACGCCCAGAATTTCCTCATCCGCCGCGAGACGATCAGCGTCGGCTCGCTCAACACGACGCGCACGCACCCGCGCGAGATCCTGCAGCCCGCCATCCTGAGCTCGGCACTGTCGATCGTGCTGGCTCACAACCATCCGAGCGGCAGCCTGGAGCCGAGCCGGGACGATCTCGATTTCACCCGCAGCATCGCCCGCGCCGCCGAGCTGATGGGAATCGGCCTGGCCGACCATCTGATCGTGAGCACCAGGGGGTACGTGAGCCTGAAGGAGCGCGGCGTCCTGTGAGCTTCCTCCCCGCGCCGCAGCAGCTGGAAATCCTCAAGAAAGGCTCGGTGGAGATCCTGCGCGAGGAGGAGCTGCTCGCCAAGCTGGAGCGCTCGCGGGCGGCCGGAAGGCCGCTGCGCGTCAAGGTGGGATTCGATCCGTCGGCCCCCGACATCCATCTCGGCCACACGGTCCTCATCCGGAAGATGAAACACTTCCAGGACCTGGGGCACGAGGTGATTTTCGTGATTGGAGACTTCACCGGGCTGATTGGCGATCCGACCGGGGTATCGAAGACGCGTCCCGCCCTGACGCGCGAGCAGGTGGACGCCAACGCCGAGACCTATCGACGGCAGGTCTTCAAGCTGCTCGATCCCCAGGCGACGCGGGTGGAGTTCAACAGCCGCTGGCTGGGGAGCATGACCTCCTACGACTGGGTCCGGCTGGCC
The Candidatus Polarisedimenticolia bacterium DNA segment above includes these coding regions:
- the radC gene encoding DNA repair protein RadC, with amino-acid sequence METHEASRPQPVPAKSPRLSDLEPAIARPREKMLKYSVRALTNTELLAVVLGSGVQGDNVLKVAEDLMRRHGAEGLPGLTLEGWRSSRGVGKVKACQLTAAFELARRIMKSGEGEFRVGSPQEAYEQVRDLKRARKEHLVGLYLDAQNFLIRRETISVGSLNTTRTHPREILQPAILSSALSIVLAHNHPSGSLEPSRDDLDFTRSIARAAELMGIGLADHLIVSTRGYVSLKERGVL